In Candidatus Falkowbacteria bacterium, the genomic window TTGATTGGAATAAGCACATTCATAATTGGTGCCTACAAATTGAAATTCTCCAGTGTACCCAGTTTCTTCTAGGAATTCTCTTTTGGCTGCTTCGGTTGGATCTTCTCCTTCTTCTACTTGTCCACCTGGAATTTCCAGTAGAGTTTTTTCCATCCCGGGCCGAAATTCTTCAACTAAGATTACTTTATTTTCTTTAGTTAATCCAAGAATACAAACAACTTGCATTTCATCTTTAATATCAAATTCATGCGTTTTGCCGTTGGGCAATTCAAAAGTCTTCCGGATCAGCTTTCTGTAGCCAGAATCAAAGATTGTTTCTTGTTTGAGTTTTTTCCAGGGGTTAGTCATTTGGGTTGACAAAAGGGGAAATAGTTTGTTGTTATATACAGTGCTTTGAATAAAAGTAGTTT contains:
- a CDS encoding NUDIX hydrolase yields the protein MTNPWKKLKQETIFDSGYRKLIRKTFELPNGKTHEFDIKDEMQVVCILGLTKENKVILVEEFRPGMEKTLLEIPGGQVEEGEDPTEAAKREFLEETGYTGEFQFVGTNYECAYSNQIKHNFVAKNCFQKQEQKLDPMEFAEVVELSLDEFRKHLRKGELTDVETGYLGLDYLKLL